From the Candidatus Binataceae bacterium genome, the window GTCGCGCGCATGGCGGGCCTGCTTAATCGAGATCCGGCCAGCGGAGGTAAAGGCACTACCGTTGCGAGCGTTGCGGGTGGGCATCACGCAGTCGAATAAATCATAACCCATCCCAACTGCCGCCAACAGATCCTCCGGCGTACCCACGCCCATCAGATAGCGGGGCCGCGCGGCGGGCAAGTGCGCGGCCGTTAGCGCCGCCATCTCCAGCATCAGCGCCTTGGGCTCGCCCACCGATAAACCGCCTGTCGCGTAACCGTCGAAAGGCAACGCGGTTATTTGCTCCGCGCTGAGGCGGCGCAGGTCGGCATAAAATCCGCCCTGGACGATACCAAACAGCGCCGGCCCGGCCTCGGCGCGCACCGCCAGCGCGCGCGCGGCCCAGCGCGTGGTCAATTCAAGCGAGGTCCGGGTCTCGGTCCGCGCCGCGGGATAGCGCAAACATTCATCCAGCGCCATCATGATATCCACGCCTAACCGCTGCTGAATTGCCACCGCGCTTTCAGGGGTAAGCATCATCGCGTGCCCGTCCAGATGGGAGCGAAAGCGCACACCCTGCTCTTCGATGCGCCGGATGGGCGCCAAGCTCATAGCCTGAAAGCCGCCCGAATCGGTCAGCACCGCCCCCGACCAGCCCATGAAGCGATGGACGCCGCCCAGCTGCCCGATCAGCTCGGCGCCCGGGCGCAAAGCCAAATGGTAGGCATTGGATAGAATCAGCCGGTAGCCCAGCTCCCACAGCTCCCCCGGCGCCATCGCCTTGACCGCGCCGTAAGTGCCCACCGGCATGAAGGCGGGAGTATCGATCGAGCCGTGAGCGGTAGTGATGCGGCCGCGCCGGGCGGCGCCGTCTTGGCATAGCGCCTGGAATTGCAAGCGGTCGGCCATCAAAGGATCAGCATCGCATCACCGTAGCTGAGCAGGCGGTAACGATGGCGGATCGCCTGGTGATAGGCATCGAGCACAGGCGTGCGACCCGCGAACGCCATCACCATCGCAAGCACGGTACTGCGCGGCATGTGAAAGTTGGTGATCATCCCCTCCACCAGCTTAAAGCGGAAGCCGGGATAGATGAATAGCCCGGTGTAACCCTCCAGATCGCCGGTGATGGCGTAGGATTCCAGCGCCCGCACCGAGCTGGTCCCCACCGCAATCACGCGTCCGCCGACGCGCCGGGCATGGGCCAGGCTTTGCGCCGCCTGGGGCGGAATCGAGTAAAACTCCGCCTCCATCCCATGTTGCTCTACCTCCTGGGCTCGCAAAGGCACGAAGGTTCCCGGTCCGATGTGCAAGGTCAGACAGGCGACCGCGCATCCTTGCGCGCGCAGCAAGTCGAGCAGCTCCGGGGTGAAGTGCAGGCCGGCGGTAGGGGCCGCGACGGCACCCTGATGGGCGGCATAAACGGTTTGGTACTCCGCGCTATCGCGCCCGGAGACCTCGCGCTTGATGTAGTGGGGCAGCGCCAAGCGTCCGGCCTGGGCGATGAGCTCTTCAATGGCTTGCGCGGAGTCGCTGGTGACCACGACGCGGCCTGGACGCGGACAAGCGACCACCCTCAGCCGCCCACCGCCTTCAAGCGCCAAGCTGCTGCCGGCCGCGGCCGGGCGATGACCCCGAATCAAGGCTAACCATCCGCCGGGCGGATCGGTCACCGGCCGCACCAGCAACAACTCAACGCGACCACCGCTGGGCTTGCGCGCCGCCAAGCGAGCGGGAAAGACGCGGGTGTCGTTGAGCACCAGCAGGTCGCCCTCGCGCAAATAGCGGCCCAACTTATAGAAGCGCGAATGCTCCAGCGCACCCGAGCGGCGCTGCAAGACCAGCATCCGGGCACTATCGCGCCGCGGCAGCGGTTCCTGAGCAATCAGCTCAGGCGGAAGCTCATAATCCAGTTCGCTAAGTCGCATCCCCCAAACCACCGATCGGCGGGTGCGGCCGGCGCCCGGGCCAGGGATGACCCAGATGCCGGCTCAAGCAATGGCCAGAATGACCTTGCCGAAATGGTCTCCCTCCAAGCGCCGATGCGCCTGGGCGACCTCGCTCAGCGGCAACACGCTGTCGATTGGTGGACGCAGCGCCCCGCGCTCCAAAGCGGCACCAAATTGACTTAGGAACTCGCGCACGATGCGGGCCTTGTCAGCCGGCGTGCGCGCACGCAAGGTCGAGCCGATGATCGACAAGCGCTTCATCTGCACCACGCGCAGATCGATCTCGGCCTGCGCTCCGGCCTGGGTCGCCACCAGCACCAGCCGTCCGTCGGTGACCAGGACCTCCAGATTCTGCGCCAGGTAGGGTGCGCCGACGATATCCATCACGACTTCGACCCCGCGGCCGTTGGTGGCAGCCTTGACCTTGGGCGCGAACGGGCCGTCCTTGTAGTTGATCGCAACGTCAGCTCCCAGACGCAGGCAGCGCTCGCATTTGTCGGCGCTGCCGGCGGTCACGATCGAGTGGGCGCCAGCCTCGCGCAGCAACTGGATAGCGGCGGTGCCCACCCCGCTGCCACCGCCGTGAACCAGCACGGTCTGTCCAGCGGCGACGCGGCCCAATAAAAACAGCTCGAGGTAGGCAGTCAGGTACACTTCGGGAAAACCCGCGGCTTCAACGTCGCTCAGCGCTGCGGGAACGTGGATAGCCGAGCCATGATGGACGGTGGCCAACTCGGCGTAACCGCCACCCGCCAGCAGCGCCATCGCGCGCTCGCCAACCCGCCAGCCGCTTACCTCCGCGCCCACCGCGATCACTTCGCCGGCGCACTCCAGCCCCAAGATCGGCGTGGTTCCAGGCGGTGGGTCGTAGCGTCCCATCCGCTGGCCGATATCGGCCCGGTTGAGTCCCGCCGCGGCGACCTTGATCAGGAGCTCCTGCGGCCCAGGCTGGGGCGCGGGCTGTTGGCTGACACGCAAGACCGAAGCATCGCCGGCAACAGGCGCTACTACCGCTTTCATCGCAGGCTCCCTTTACATCAACAGGCTGGGCGGATTTTCCAAAAAACGCTTGACTTCCAATAAAAAGCGGCCGGCCACCACCCCGTCGATAATGCGATGGTCGCACGACAGCGTCATCATCATGGTCGTGCCAACCACCACCTGACCGTTGCGCAGCACCGGCCGCTCCTTGATCGCCGCCACCGCCAGAATCGCAGCCTGAGGCGGGTTGATCACAGCGACGAAGTGCTCGATGCCCAACATCCCCATGTTGGAGATGGTGAAAGTGCCGCCGGAGAGATCCTCGGCGGTGAAACCGCCCTGTTGTGCCTTGGCCGCTAGACCGTGCGCCAGGCGCGCTATCTCCGGCAGGCTAAGCCGCT encodes:
- the tgt gene encoding tRNA guanosine(34) transglycosylase Tgt, giving the protein MADRLQFQALCQDGAARRGRITTAHGSIDTPAFMPVGTYGAVKAMAPGELWELGYRLILSNAYHLALRPGAELIGQLGGVHRFMGWSGAVLTDSGGFQAMSLAPIRRIEEQGVRFRSHLDGHAMMLTPESAVAIQQRLGVDIMMALDECLRYPAARTETRTSLELTTRWAARALAVRAEAGPALFGIVQGGFYADLRRLSAEQITALPFDGYATGGLSVGEPKALMLEMAALTAAHLPAARPRYLMGVGTPEDLLAAVGMGYDLFDCVMPTRNARNGSAFTSAGRISIKQARHARDRRPLDEACGCRTCRSYTRAYLRHLYQSGEILAARALTEHNLYFYANLMSQAQAAIASGTYGRMRASFERAMREEVDQAS
- the queA gene encoding tRNA preQ1(34) S-adenosylmethionine ribosyltransferase-isomerase QueA gives rise to the protein MRLSELDYELPPELIAQEPLPRRDSARMLVLQRRSGALEHSRFYKLGRYLREGDLLVLNDTRVFPARLAARKPSGGRVELLLVRPVTDPPGGWLALIRGHRPAAAGSSLALEGGGRLRVVACPRPGRVVVTSDSAQAIEELIAQAGRLALPHYIKREVSGRDSAEYQTVYAAHQGAVAAPTAGLHFTPELLDLLRAQGCAVACLTLHIGPGTFVPLRAQEVEQHGMEAEFYSIPPQAAQSLAHARRVGGRVIAVGTSSVRALESYAITGDLEGYTGLFIYPGFRFKLVEGMITNFHMPRSTVLAMVMAFAGRTPVLDAYHQAIRHRYRLLSYGDAMLIL
- a CDS encoding NAD(P)H-quinone oxidoreductase encodes the protein MKAVVAPVAGDASVLRVSQQPAPQPGPQELLIKVAAAGLNRADIGQRMGRYDPPPGTTPILGLECAGEVIAVGAEVSGWRVGERAMALLAGGGYAELATVHHGSAIHVPAALSDVEAAGFPEVYLTAYLELFLLGRVAAGQTVLVHGGGSGVGTAAIQLLREAGAHSIVTAGSADKCERCLRLGADVAINYKDGPFAPKVKAATNGRGVEVVMDIVGAPYLAQNLEVLVTDGRLVLVATQAGAQAEIDLRVVQMKRLSIIGSTLRARTPADKARIVREFLSQFGAALERGALRPPIDSVLPLSEVAQAHRRLEGDHFGKVILAIA